In Deinococcus psychrotolerans, a genomic segment contains:
- a CDS encoding Crp/Fnr family transcriptional regulator: MNTHTSQPVLPITPAQGRPLHRGDTLYYAGDAAPSLYRLENGLLRAVRLTSQGRNLTVRHIRPGDIFGEEALHGLPRSHQIIALTDAVLTPLHLEHLSAPELWEVTRSLSDQLQRVMTDGVHIQDGELRERIARYLLNLASSSLGGAHADGKRYVRATHELIAEGTGATRESVSKLIGEMRDDGLLTPAYRCLTLSNEAGLRAESGLF; this comes from the coding sequence ATGAACACCCATACTTCCCAGCCAGTTCTTCCGATTACTCCCGCACAAGGCCGCCCACTTCACCGGGGCGATACCCTTTATTACGCCGGAGACGCCGCACCCAGCCTTTACCGCTTGGAAAACGGTCTGCTCCGGGCCGTGCGCCTGACTTCGCAGGGCCGCAACCTGACGGTGCGCCATATACGCCCCGGCGACATTTTCGGCGAGGAAGCGCTGCACGGTCTGCCCCGCAGTCATCAGATCATCGCCCTGACGGACGCGGTGCTCACGCCACTTCACCTTGAGCACCTCTCGGCCCCGGAGTTGTGGGAAGTCACCCGCAGCCTCAGTGATCAGCTCCAACGCGTGATGACCGACGGCGTACATATCCAAGACGGTGAGTTGCGCGAGCGAATTGCCCGCTACTTGCTCAACTTGGCCAGCAGCAGCTTGGGCGGCGCTCACGCCGATGGCAAGCGCTATGTGCGGGCCACCCACGAGCTGATTGCCGAGGGCACCGGAGCCACCCGCGAATCGGTCAGCAAATTGATCGGCGAAATGCGCGACGACGGCCTACTCACGCCAGCCTACCGCTGCCTGACCCTGAGCAACGAAGCGGGCCTCAGAGCAGAATCGGGTCTTTTTTAA
- a CDS encoding histone deacetylase, translated as MTPFRAYTPAAYDFPLPEGHRFPYYKYRGVAERLSGLLPVLDTPNLSWATAGLVHDPLWLRRWRRGEVSAKETREFGLPWSVGVVERARRAAGGSVAALHDALQVGWGANLAGGTHHAFESSAGGFCLINDAAILTRLALQQGWARRVMTIDLDVHQGNGTAALLGGVAGAFTLSVHGERNYPFRKEVSDLDIGLGDGVTDSEYMGVLRAQVLPALEAYRPDLLLYLAGVDVLAHDRFGRFALSLSGVRERNRLILEWAKRAGVPVVTMLAGGYNADHALTIEAHASVVLDGLEVF; from the coding sequence ATGACGCCTTTTCGGGCTTATACGCCCGCCGCTTACGACTTTCCTTTGCCGGAAGGCCACCGCTTTCCCTATTACAAGTACCGGGGCGTGGCAGAGCGGCTCAGCGGCCTCCTGCCCGTGCTGGACACGCCCAATTTGTCATGGGCCACCGCCGGATTGGTGCATGATCCGCTGTGGCTCAGGCGCTGGCGGCGCGGTGAAGTCAGCGCCAAAGAAACCCGCGAGTTCGGGTTGCCGTGGAGCGTGGGCGTGGTGGAGCGGGCACGCAGAGCGGCGGGCGGCTCAGTGGCGGCCCTGCACGACGCCCTGCAAGTCGGCTGGGGCGCAAACCTCGCGGGCGGCACCCACCACGCCTTCGAGAGCAGCGCGGGCGGCTTTTGCCTCATCAACGACGCCGCCATCCTGACCCGTCTGGCGCTGCAGCAAGGCTGGGCGCGGCGGGTGATGACCATTGACCTGGACGTGCATCAGGGCAACGGCACAGCGGCGCTGCTGGGCGGCGTAGCCGGCGCATTTACCCTCAGCGTCCACGGCGAGCGCAATTATCCATTCCGCAAAGAAGTCAGCGACCTCGATATCGGGCTGGGCGACGGCGTTACCGACAGCGAGTATATGGGCGTGCTCAGAGCGCAAGTCCTTCCGGCTCTGGAAGCCTACCGGCCCGATCTGCTGCTGTACCTGGCGGGCGTAGACGTGCTGGCCCACGACCGCTTCGGGCGCTTTGCCCTGAGTCTCAGCGGCGTGCGGGAGCGCAACCGCTTGATTTTAGAGTGGGCCAAACGGGCGGGCGTACCTGTAGTGACCATGCTGGCAGGCGGCTACAACGCCGACCATGCGCTGACCATCGAAGCCCACGCCAGCGTCGTGCTGGACGGTTTAGAAGTGTTCTAA
- a CDS encoding PspA/IM30 family protein → MSILDRLSRLLRANVNDLISKAEDPSKIIEQTLRDMRDAYNQARTEVAGSMAQQAKLEREANTNRKLSEEYGMKAEEAMRGGSEDLAREALRRKQNHADLAAGFDDQLKISTNNVDQLKTQLRALEAKIDEMESKQQLLLARHQTAKASETLEKASGFDKSGGAMSAFEDMERKVAAQEDKANAMHQLREEGDIDAQLANMGRGKALDDEFEALKLKVKGGQ, encoded by the coding sequence ATGTCTATTCTTGACCGACTGTCCCGTTTGCTCCGCGCCAATGTCAACGACCTGATTTCCAAGGCCGAAGACCCCAGCAAAATCATCGAGCAAACCCTGCGCGATATGCGCGACGCCTACAACCAGGCCCGTACCGAGGTCGCCGGCTCAATGGCCCAGCAAGCCAAGCTGGAGCGCGAGGCCAACACCAACCGTAAGCTTTCCGAGGAATACGGCATGAAAGCCGAGGAAGCCATGCGCGGCGGCAGCGAAGACCTGGCCCGCGAAGCGCTGCGCCGCAAGCAAAATCACGCCGATCTGGCCGCAGGGTTTGACGACCAGCTCAAAATCAGCACCAACAACGTCGATCAGCTCAAAACCCAGTTGCGGGCGCTGGAAGCCAAAATCGACGAGATGGAAAGCAAGCAGCAGCTTTTGCTGGCCCGTCACCAGACCGCCAAAGCTTCAGAAACGCTGGAAAAAGCTTCGGGTTTTGACAAGTCCGGCGGAGCCATGAGCGCTTTTGAGGATATGGAGCGCAAAGTCGCTGCACAGGAAGACAAAGCCAACGCCATGCACCAACTGCGCGAAGAAGGCGACATCGACGCCCAGCTCGCCAATATGGGGCGCGGCAAAGCCTTAGACGACGAGTTCGAAGCCCTCAAACTCAAGGTGAAGGGCGGGCAGTAA
- a CDS encoding EVE domain-containing protein: MKYWLLKSEPDVFGYPDLMRVSAEPWNGVRNYLARNYLRQMQVGDLCLFYHSQAKPTGIAGLAKVVRAAYPDNLQFELGSAYCDPKSTPDNPRWSMVDVAAFAELPRFLSLDDLRGIPELSEMRLLQKGNRLSVMPVSDDEFRVIVEAGGLKLEILEGSITKQSAEATQVG, translated from the coding sequence GTGAAGTATTGGCTGCTCAAAAGTGAACCGGACGTGTTTGGCTACCCCGACCTGATGCGGGTCAGCGCCGAGCCGTGGAACGGTGTGCGCAACTACTTGGCCCGCAACTACTTGCGCCAGATGCAGGTGGGCGATTTGTGCTTGTTTTACCACTCGCAGGCCAAGCCCACCGGCATAGCAGGGCTGGCCAAAGTGGTGCGGGCCGCCTACCCTGACAACCTGCAATTTGAACTCGGCAGCGCGTACTGTGATCCCAAGAGCACGCCGGACAATCCGCGCTGGAGCATGGTGGACGTGGCGGCCTTTGCCGAACTGCCCCGCTTTTTGAGTTTGGACGATTTGCGAGGCATCCCAGAACTCAGTGAGATGCGCCTGTTGCAAAAAGGCAACCGCTTATCGGTGATGCCCGTTTCCGACGACGAATTTCGGGTGATCGTGGAAGCCGGTGGGCTGAAGTTGGAGATTTTGGAAGGAAGTATCACTAAGCAGAGTGCAGAGGCCACTCAAGTCGGATGA
- the thyX gene encoding FAD-dependent thymidylate synthase — MNDTAPTAVASAPAPSTDQSPPVLYPLSDGIGSVALIQHSGDDKMIVNAARVSFGGDNAAPLTGRDEKLISYLLKHKHGSPFEHNLITFKIICPIFVDRQLVRHRVGVSKNEVSARYVEVQERAYTPTQFRRQAPSNRQASVEDDGTLDQAAAHEAWANASQTAFKAYHQLLELGVTREQARGVLPLSLYTESYYTFNVRSLLHFLELRDHEGAQFETHLFARAIGQLAEPLFPVTFRAWRALHHEQ; from the coding sequence GTGAATGACACCGCCCCCACTGCTGTTGCCTCAGCCCCCGCTCCGAGTACCGACCAATCCCCGCCCGTGCTCTACCCGCTGTCCGACGGGATCGGCTCGGTGGCGCTGATTCAGCACTCAGGCGACGACAAAATGATCGTGAATGCGGCCCGTGTTTCCTTCGGTGGAGACAATGCCGCGCCGTTGACAGGCCGCGACGAGAAACTGATCTCTTATCTGCTCAAGCATAAGCATGGCAGCCCGTTTGAACACAACTTGATTACTTTTAAGATCATTTGCCCAATTTTTGTTGACCGTCAGCTTGTGCGTCACCGTGTTGGAGTCTCAAAAAATGAGGTAAGTGCCAGATATGTAGAAGTACAGGAGCGTGCCTACACGCCTACGCAGTTTCGTAGGCAAGCGCCCAGCAACCGCCAAGCCAGCGTGGAAGACGACGGCACTTTAGATCAGGCCGCCGCCCATGAAGCTTGGGCTAATGCTTCTCAGACGGCTTTCAAGGCGTATCACCAACTCCTAGAACTCGGCGTCACACGCGAGCAGGCGCGGGGCGTGCTGCCGCTTTCGCTGTATACCGAGTCGTATTACACCTTTAACGTGCGCTCCCTGCTGCACTTTTTGGAGTTGCGCGACCACGAGGGCGCACAGTTTGAAACGCACTTGTTTGCGCGGGCGATAGGTCAACTGGCCGAGCCGCTCTTTCCAGTGACGTTCAGGGCGTGGCGGGCGCTGCACCACGAGCAATGA
- a CDS encoding HD domain-containing protein, with amino-acid sequence MIQAQALERIGHQVEFLLACDQLKSVARTTLLHCASRAENSAEHSWHLALMALTLVEYAPPKADIGHAVKLLIVHDLVEVFAGDTHFDQSEAEHEQQRCREQAAAHQLFGLLPEDQRQPFYQLWQEFEARVTPAARFARALDALQPVLLTWGAGAQGSAAHPELTLERVLNLKRAALSEFPALLALVERTLAQAVIEGILTTDH; translated from the coding sequence GTGATTCAAGCTCAGGCGCTTGAGCGCATCGGTCATCAAGTGGAGTTTTTGTTGGCTTGTGACCAGCTCAAGTCGGTGGCCCGCACGACACTGCTGCACTGTGCCAGCCGCGCCGAGAACAGCGCCGAGCATTCTTGGCATCTGGCGCTGATGGCATTGACGCTGGTCGAATACGCGCCGCCGAAAGCCGATATAGGGCACGCCGTGAAACTCTTGATCGTGCATGATTTGGTGGAAGTCTTTGCTGGAGACACCCACTTCGATCAGTCTGAAGCCGAGCACGAGCAACAAAGATGCAGAGAACAGGCAGCGGCCCACCAGTTGTTTGGCCTGCTGCCCGAAGATCAGCGGCAGCCCTTCTATCAACTCTGGCAAGAATTTGAAGCGCGAGTCACGCCCGCCGCCCGTTTCGCCAGAGCGCTGGACGCCTTGCAACCTGTTTTGCTGACGTGGGGAGCGGGCGCTCAAGGCTCGGCGGCACACCCTGAGCTGACGCTTGAGCGTGTGCTGAACCTCAAACGCGCCGCCCTGAGTGAATTTCCGGCATTGTTGGCTTTAGTGGAGCGTACCCTCGCGCAGGCCGTCATTGAAGGCATTTTGACCACAGATCACTGA
- a CDS encoding TetR/AcrR family transcriptional regulator yields MPYPPKLTPELILREAQTLLDAGGQDALNMRPLAAALGVQASSLYRHFPDRAALLQALEDCASRDLTRAIEQASTGTTPRGALLLTCEAYVQYAETYPHRYRLLLSPRPPSVGQPGPGKDLWNTVLNLVSALSGHTDDTARTVALWAFLHGFVVMSRSGLFGLSGPKGGFEVGLSALLDEMERAATQGDVPRETL; encoded by the coding sequence ATGCCCTACCCACCAAAACTCACTCCCGAACTTATTCTGCGCGAGGCCCAGACGTTGCTGGACGCGGGCGGGCAAGACGCGCTGAACATGCGCCCGCTGGCCGCCGCGCTGGGCGTGCAGGCCAGCAGCTTGTACCGCCACTTTCCAGACCGCGCCGCCCTTTTGCAAGCGCTGGAGGACTGCGCTTCCCGTGACCTCACCCGCGCCATTGAGCAGGCCAGCACCGGGACAACGCCGCGTGGGGCGCTGCTCTTGACCTGTGAAGCTTACGTGCAGTATGCCGAGACGTACCCGCACCGCTACCGCTTGCTGCTCTCGCCGCGCCCGCCGAGCGTGGGGCAACCCGGCCCCGGCAAAGATTTGTGGAATACCGTGCTGAACTTGGTGAGTGCGCTGAGCGGCCACACAGACGACACCGCCCGCACCGTAGCGCTGTGGGCCTTCTTGCACGGCTTCGTGGTGATGTCGCGCAGCGGCTTGTTTGGTCTCAGCGGGCCCAAAGGCGGCTTTGAAGTGGGGCTGAGTGCTTTGCTCGACGAAATGGAACGCGCCGCCACACAGGGCGATGTTCCAAGGGAAACGCTATGA
- a CDS encoding MBL fold metallo-hydrolase — protein MMMSLTQHGANLFRLARFGLVNSYLVREEDGLTLIDANLPGSAPTILKAARQIGLPILRITLTHAHGDHIGSLDALRAALPSAEVSISVRDARLLAGDLRVDAGEGPSKLKGDLRGAKTRPDRLLRGGDKVGSLRVVSAAGHTPGQLAFLDGRDGTLIAGDAFQVVGGLAVAGQLRWLFPFPALATWDDQLAAESAARLTDLAPSRLAVGHGAVLENPVAAMQKAVEEAGRRGPKTA, from the coding sequence ATGATGATGTCCTTAACTCAGCACGGCGCAAATCTCTTTCGGTTGGCCCGATTCGGTCTGGTCAACAGCTATCTGGTGCGCGAAGAGGACGGCCTGACTTTAATTGATGCCAATTTGCCGGGCAGCGCTCCTACCATTCTCAAGGCGGCTCGGCAAATTGGCCTGCCGATTCTCCGCATCACGCTGACCCACGCACACGGCGATCACATCGGCAGTTTGGACGCCCTCCGCGCCGCTTTACCCAGCGCTGAAGTCAGCATCAGTGTCCGCGACGCCCGTTTGCTGGCCGGAGACCTCAGGGTGGACGCGGGCGAGGGGCCGAGCAAGCTTAAAGGCGACTTACGGGGTGCCAAGACTCGCCCAGACCGTTTGCTGCGGGGCGGCGACAAGGTGGGGTCGCTCAGGGTCGTTTCGGCAGCGGGCCACACGCCCGGTCAACTGGCTTTTCTGGACGGGCGCGACGGCACGCTCATCGCCGGAGACGCTTTTCAGGTGGTGGGCGGCTTGGCGGTGGCCGGACAGCTGCGCTGGCTGTTTCCCTTTCCGGCGCTGGCTACCTGGGACGACCAGCTTGCCGCCGAATCCGCCGCCCGCCTGACTGACCTGGCTCCGTCGCGGCTGGCGGTGGGGCACGGCGCAGTGCTGGAAAACCCAGTGGCCGCCATGCAAAAAGCAGTGGAGGAGGCCGGGCGTAGGGGGCCGAAAACGGCCTGA
- a CDS encoding acyl-CoA dehydrogenase family protein — protein sequence MIDFSLTDEQKQLQQLARDFTRREIMPIASEYDQKEELPWQVVEKAFEVGLLNLSIPEHAGGLELGMLDESIIGEEIAYGCMGIYTVLMASDLGITPIVVGGTEEQQKRFLTPLTQKPSLAAFALSEPNNGSDAAAMSTTAVLDGDEWVINGTKMWISNGGIAEITVVFATTDKAGGHRATVALVVPKGAAGFSSNKIKHKMGQRASLTAELVFENVRVPKENQLGGLGDGFKIAMKTLDKTRVPVAAGSVGVARRALDESIKYAKEREAFGKPITTYQAIQFKLAEMAMGIETGRLMTWKAAWLVDQGKPHATEAAIAKAYCSEMAFDAANEAIQVHGGYGYVGEYPVEKLLRDVKLNTIYEGTNEIQRVIIARNLLK from the coding sequence ATGATTGACTTTTCGCTGACCGACGAACAAAAGCAGCTTCAGCAACTCGCCCGCGATTTTACCCGCCGCGAAATTATGCCGATTGCCTCCGAGTACGACCAAAAAGAAGAACTGCCCTGGCAAGTCGTGGAAAAGGCCTTTGAAGTGGGCCTCTTAAACCTCAGCATTCCCGAACACGCGGGCGGCCTGGAGCTGGGCATGCTCGACGAATCCATTATCGGCGAGGAGATCGCTTACGGCTGCATGGGCATTTACACCGTGCTGATGGCCTCCGATCTGGGCATTACGCCGATTGTGGTGGGCGGCACCGAGGAGCAGCAAAAGCGCTTTCTGACGCCGCTGACCCAGAAACCCAGTCTGGCCGCCTTCGCTCTGTCGGAACCCAACAACGGCTCGGACGCGGCCGCCATGAGCACCACTGCCGTGCTGGACGGCGACGAGTGGGTCATCAACGGCACCAAGATGTGGATTTCCAACGGCGGCATCGCCGAAATTACGGTGGTGTTTGCCACCACAGACAAAGCGGGTGGCCACCGCGCCACTGTCGCGCTGGTGGTGCCTAAAGGCGCGGCCGGCTTTTCGTCCAACAAAATCAAGCACAAAATGGGTCAGCGGGCCAGCCTGACCGCCGAACTGGTGTTTGAAAACGTGCGCGTGCCCAAAGAAAACCAGCTCGGCGGTCTCGGTGACGGCTTCAAAATTGCTATGAAAACGCTCGACAAAACCCGCGTGCCAGTCGCGGCGGGCTCGGTAGGTGTGGCGCGGCGGGCGCTCGACGAAAGTATTAAGTACGCCAAGGAGCGCGAGGCTTTTGGCAAGCCGATCACCACTTATCAGGCCATTCAGTTCAAGCTGGCAGAAATGGCGATGGGCATCGAAACGGGCCGCTTGATGACTTGGAAAGCCGCTTGGCTGGTGGATCAAGGCAAACCGCACGCCACGGAAGCCGCCATTGCCAAAGCCTACTGCTCAGAAATGGCCTTCGACGCCGCCAACGAAGCGATTCAAGTTCACGGCGGTTACGGCTACGTCGGTGAATACCCAGTCGAAAAACTGCTGCGTGACGTGAAACTCAACACGATTTACGAAGGAACCAACGAGATTCAGCGGGTCATCATCGCGCGGAATTTACTGAAGTAA
- a CDS encoding GNAT family N-acetyltransferase encodes MKPDPRRVTLQDLPALMPLYAALLSRPLTLERLELRFQRLEACPEISAQWLVEEDGATLALCDWEANDYGPPDSLRLNVWVEPGAHGRGFGTALLKLAEQTGKLLSANIADDDPPSLAWAEKRGFVFHAHRFESKLDPQEFDPAQHAQPLPEGVTLGDMAGASAAEWDELAALLIETFAQTPDAQGLPKWSVETARKAVQLSPQMRPEWLVCARRGGRLMGFTAALDMPGMVYNQMTGVADTAKGLGLAYLMKAELLRRLKAAGVSDVRTHNHAANLAMLRVNEKLGYVRQHGRWEVRRSGSS; translated from the coding sequence ATGAAGCCTGATCCGCGCCGCGTCACTCTTCAAGATTTGCCCGCTTTGATGCCGCTTTACGCCGCGTTGCTGAGCCGCCCGCTCACCTTGGAGCGTTTAGAACTCCGTTTCCAACGCCTTGAGGCCTGCCCTGAGATCTCCGCGCAGTGGTTGGTGGAGGAGGACGGGGCGACGCTGGCCCTCTGTGACTGGGAAGCCAACGACTATGGCCCGCCGGATTCGCTGCGGCTGAATGTGTGGGTTGAACCCGGAGCACACGGGCGCGGCTTCGGCACAGCGCTCCTCAAGCTCGCTGAGCAAACCGGCAAACTTTTGAGCGCCAATATTGCCGACGATGATCCGCCGAGTCTGGCCTGGGCCGAGAAGCGCGGCTTTGTGTTTCACGCCCACCGCTTTGAGAGTAAGCTCGACCCCCAGGAGTTTGACCCCGCTCAGCACGCCCAGCCGCTGCCGGAAGGCGTTACGCTGGGCGACATGGCGGGTGCCAGCGCTGCCGAGTGGGATGAACTGGCCGCCCTCTTGATTGAAACTTTTGCCCAAACGCCGGACGCGCAGGGCTTGCCGAAATGGAGCGTGGAAACGGCCCGCAAAGCTGTGCAGCTCAGTCCCCAGATGCGCCCCGAGTGGCTGGTCTGCGCCCGGCGGGGTGGGCGGCTTATGGGCTTCACGGCGGCGCTCGACATGCCGGGCATGGTCTACAACCAGATGACTGGCGTGGCCGACACCGCTAAAGGGTTGGGTCTGGCCTACTTGATGAAAGCCGAACTGCTGCGTCGACTGAAAGCGGCGGGCGTCAGTGATGTCCGCACCCACAACCACGCTGCCAACCTTGCCATGCTGCGCGTCAACGAAAAGCTGGGCTATGTGCGCCAGCATGGGCGCTGGGAAGTGCGGCGCTCAGGTTCAAGCTGA
- a CDS encoding DUF4384 domain-containing protein: MFTKKAVLLALTAALLASPALASGATLSPQSIIVNPAQPALDVRVWVNKDPQGQGVANYRIGEQIRVGVQVTQDAYVYLFDVNSVGEISLFVPNGYDGTQGNFVRAGQRMVFPGSGAQYTLTVGGPRGQDRVLALASRVPLDLSDIADFAGSQGFAAVTVQGEAKLGEVLSGAVSNLDAQDWVTAVTWYGVGLRGQGNPQATGPIVVIVPPAQPAPVQPAPVQPLPVQPAPVSPAPVTPVAAIQPGERPDHSFDSSIREAFDRTTGAQALGSAETYVTRWGTGVWQKFTGAAAYGKAVILHADGSNRAFAVHGRILERYLALSQAENGGTKPPTRLGWAAGDEKIIPRNLYGTTGLYGFFQTGALYSSEKYGTYWLVGDLLKKYQGLGGSGSFLGFPTRDQFLMNGGWAGDFEGGSIRYQNGVYKIYRK, encoded by the coding sequence ATGTTTACTAAAAAAGCCGTTCTACTGGCCCTGACTGCCGCCCTGCTCGCTTCGCCCGCCCTGGCCAGCGGCGCTACGCTCAGCCCGCAGAGCATCATCGTCAACCCGGCCCAGCCTGCGCTCGATGTGCGGGTGTGGGTCAACAAAGACCCGCAGGGGCAGGGCGTTGCCAACTACCGCATCGGCGAGCAGATCAGGGTCGGCGTGCAAGTCACCCAAGACGCTTACGTGTACCTGTTTGATGTCAACAGTGTCGGCGAGATCAGCTTATTCGTGCCCAACGGCTACGACGGCACTCAGGGCAACTTCGTGCGGGCCGGACAGCGGATGGTTTTTCCCGGCAGCGGAGCGCAGTACACCTTGACGGTGGGCGGCCCACGCGGTCAAGACCGGGTGCTGGCACTGGCCAGCCGCGTACCGCTCGACCTGAGCGACATCGCCGACTTCGCCGGATCGCAGGGCTTCGCGGCGGTAACGGTGCAGGGTGAAGCCAAACTCGGTGAAGTGCTCTCGGGCGCGGTCAGCAACCTGGATGCCCAAGACTGGGTGACAGCGGTGACTTGGTACGGCGTAGGGCTGCGTGGACAGGGCAATCCGCAGGCCACCGGCCCGATTGTGGTGATCGTGCCGCCTGCTCAGCCTGCGCCGGTGCAGCCCGCACCCGTTCAGCCGCTTCCGGTTCAGCCTGCTCCGGTGAGTCCAGCCCCCGTGACACCCGTTGCCGCCATCCAACCCGGCGAGCGGCCCGACCACAGCTTCGACTCGTCCATCCGTGAGGCGTTCGACCGCACCACCGGAGCGCAGGCCCTCGGCAGCGCCGAAACCTACGTGACGCGCTGGGGCACCGGCGTTTGGCAAAAATTCACGGGTGCGGCGGCTTACGGCAAAGCGGTGATCTTGCACGCGGACGGCAGCAACCGCGCATTCGCCGTTCACGGACGGATTTTGGAGCGCTATCTGGCCCTCAGCCAAGCTGAAAACGGCGGCACCAAGCCCCCGACTCGCCTCGGCTGGGCGGCGGGCGACGAAAAGATCATTCCGCGCAACCTCTACGGCACCACCGGCCTTTACGGGTTTTTCCAAACCGGGGCGCTCTACTCCTCCGAGAAGTACGGCACCTACTGGTTGGTCGGCGACTTGCTCAAAAAGTATCAGGGGCTGGGCGGTTCAGGCAGCTTCCTTGGCTTTCCCACCCGCGACCAGTTTTTGATGAATGGCGGCTGGGCGGGCGACTTTGAGGGTGGCAGCATTCGCTATCAGAACGGGGTCTATAAGATTTACCGCAAATAA
- a CDS encoding DUF4153 domain-containing protein produces the protein MTEADAPPTSPLPVLLPPPPLPAPPRDALPLLLTVGLSLLAVALTRNSDFGLNGLLLYAALVGSVLAVLRWRGVQLQKSALGVLGLGLACGLGVAVRSGPLMTGLNLLALAVALALGTAYAALPGLSSVGVGGVLLTGLLSMGRMVYGFPTLLGRFPWTRLRGRPQQRHYGGRMLVGVLLTIPVLLVFGALLSSADERFGQLLSRLFEWNLGDLPSILLQLGVWLFFLGGLVYAALLARRAAPDLSHLESATPRLGLIELGLPLISLSLLFCVYLGLQASSFFGSALVVGLTYSEAARQGFGQLTAVAALTLALLLLTHTLLRRELRLGWPYRLISAAVLLPLSLVILSAYLKLSGYISAYGLSEIRVLGALFLSWVSVSLLAFALLGWRGRLERFAYFSLISGLSFIAGLNVVNPGRLIASVNIQRDIEDVRTSQRSSHQEANFFQLLDLGADAVPLITANLNRLTSAGNSVSTASEDYPSKPSRGQAEQALRERFPSSADWRSWNWARWRAGKQVESLGY, from the coding sequence GTGACCGAAGCCGATGCCCCGCCGACAAGCCCGTTGCCCGTCCTGCTGCCGCCTCCCCCTCTGCCCGCACCTCCCCGCGACGCCTTGCCGCTGCTGCTCACCGTGGGCCTGAGCCTGCTGGCCGTCGCCCTGACCCGGAACAGCGACTTTGGCCTGAATGGTTTGCTGCTCTACGCCGCCCTGGTCGGCTCGGTGCTGGCCGTTCTCAGATGGCGGGGTGTTCAGCTCCAGAAGTCAGCTCTGGGCGTGCTGGGTCTGGGACTCGCCTGCGGCCTCGGTGTGGCGGTGAGAAGCGGCCCACTGATGACCGGCCTCAATCTGCTGGCTTTGGCGGTGGCGCTGGCCCTCGGTACGGCCTACGCGGCGCTGCCGGGACTGAGCTCGGTGGGGGTCGGCGGCGTCTTGCTGACGGGCCTGCTGAGCATGGGGCGAATGGTGTACGGCTTTCCGACTTTGCTGGGCCGCTTTCCCTGGACGCGGCTGCGCGGCAGGCCACAGCAGCGCCACTACGGTGGGCGGATGCTGGTCGGTGTGCTGCTGACCATTCCGGTGCTGCTGGTATTCGGGGCGCTCCTCAGCTCGGCAGACGAGCGCTTCGGACAACTGCTTTCACGGCTGTTCGAGTGGAATCTGGGCGATCTCCCTAGCATCTTGCTTCAGCTCGGCGTCTGGCTTTTCTTTCTGGGCGGCCTGGTGTACGCCGCTCTGCTGGCACGCCGCGCCGCACCTGACCTGAGTCATCTGGAGAGCGCCACCCCCCGACTTGGTTTGATTGAACTGGGTCTGCCGCTCATCAGCCTGAGCTTGCTGTTCTGCGTTTACCTAGGTCTCCAGGCCAGCTCTTTTTTCGGCAGCGCCCTGGTTGTGGGTCTGACCTACAGTGAAGCGGCCCGGCAAGGCTTCGGTCAGCTCACCGCCGTCGCCGCGCTGACACTTGCCCTCTTGCTGCTCACGCACACCCTGCTGCGGCGCGAGCTTCGGCTGGGCTGGCCTTACCGACTCATCAGCGCCGCCGTGTTGCTGCCGCTGTCGCTGGTGATTCTCAGCGCTTACCTCAAACTCAGTGGGTACATCAGCGCTTACGGCCTCAGCGAAATTCGGGTGCTGGGAGCGCTGTTCCTGAGCTGGGTGAGCGTCTCGCTGCTGGCCTTCGCTCTGCTCGGCTGGCGAGGGCGTCTGGAGCGCTTCGCTTACTTCAGCCTCATCAGCGGCCTGAGCTTCATCGCGGGCCTGAACGTGGTCAATCCGGGCCGCCTGATCGCCAGCGTCAACATTCAGCGCGACATTGAGGACGTAAGGACAAGTCAGCGCAGCAGCCACCAAGAAGCCAATTTCTTCCAATTGCTTGATTTGGGCGCGGACGCCGTGCCGCTGATCACGGCCAACCTGAACCGCCTGACCTCTGCCGGCAATAGCGTGTCTACCGCCTCTGAGGACTACCCCAGCAAACCCTCGCGCGGCCAAGCCGAACAAGCGCTGCGCGAGCGCTTTCCAAGCTCAGCAGATTGGCGAAGCTGGAACTGGGCGCGGTGGCGGGCCGGAAAGCAGGTGGAGAGTCTGGGGTATTGA